Proteins from a single region of Candidatus Puniceispirillum marinum IMCC1322:
- a CDS encoding DUF6538 domain-containing protein gives MTYNQSSYIRVRFGVYHFVRRVPADVKQHYRSDRVSISLRTKSAKTATRSAQSISQRLNDYWHGLRLQKMDVPALHLVIDDKDDVVDDSPTMMEAVDIYLRLKSHKQTPTFIRAAKRNGKYVAEALGNRAITSYSSSDASAFRDYLFDKGLAVGSVKRIFGSIRSIINLVMQEHGIEGANGFAKTYMPERDDSQDRQPIPQDKLIELQHACKREDDEMRWLLALISDTGMRLAEAAGLNKDDIILDTPVPYIDLKAHSWRRLKTKSSARHIPLVGASLWAAQRLQESDSSYAFPRYCDGQTCNANSASAALNKWMKPRVTEHTVVHSLRHSMRDRLRAVECPSDIIDQIGGWSLSSIGSSYGKGYELPVLAKWMKLMEE, from the coding sequence ATGACGTACAATCAATCCTCATATATACGTGTCCGTTTTGGTGTCTATCACTTCGTCAGGCGTGTTCCTGCTGATGTTAAACAGCATTACCGCAGTGATAGAGTCAGTATCAGCCTTCGTACCAAATCAGCTAAAACAGCCACTCGTTCTGCCCAGTCTATTAGCCAGCGATTAAATGATTACTGGCATGGGCTAAGATTGCAGAAGATGGATGTACCAGCATTACATCTGGTCATTGATGATAAAGATGATGTCGTGGATGACAGCCCAACGATGATGGAGGCTGTTGATATTTACCTTCGCCTCAAATCACACAAGCAGACACCCACATTCATTCGTGCCGCTAAACGTAATGGCAAATATGTAGCAGAAGCATTGGGCAATAGAGCCATCACGTCATACTCATCATCTGACGCATCAGCATTCCGTGATTACCTATTTGATAAAGGTCTTGCTGTTGGCAGTGTCAAACGCATCTTTGGGTCAATCAGGTCAATCATTAATCTTGTGATGCAAGAGCATGGCATTGAAGGTGCTAATGGGTTTGCCAAGACCTACATGCCAGAAAGAGACGACAGCCAAGACAGGCAACCAATACCGCAAGACAAGCTGATAGAGTTGCAACATGCCTGTAAGCGTGAGGATGATGAGATGCGTTGGCTACTTGCTCTTATCAGTGACACCGGAATGCGCCTAGCAGAAGCGGCAGGACTAAATAAGGACGACATCATCCTTGATACTCCTGTGCCATATATAGACCTCAAAGCGCACTCATGGAGACGTTTGAAGACCAAGAGCAGTGCGAGACATATACCACTGGTTGGTGCGTCTCTGTGGGCGGCGCAAAGGCTACAAGAGTCTGATAGTAGCTATGCCTTTCCGCGCTATTGTGATGGCCAGACATGCAATGCCAACTCAGCCAGTGCGGCACTGAACAAGTGGATGAAGCCAAGAGTCACTGAACATACAGTTGTACATAGTCTTCGACATTCTATGAGAGATAGGCTTCGTGCTGTTGAATGTCCATCAGATATTATCGACCAGATAGGAGGATGGTCATTATCCTCTATTGGTTCATCCTATGGTAAAGGCTATGAACTGCCTGTATTGGCTAAGTGGATGAAGTTGATGGAAGAGTAG
- a CDS encoding UPF0262 family protein: MSNNDGHESDQARRLVKIELDEADAPRRSAEAEQERAIAIYDIIEDNVFDLPEHTGPFHLYLRLEGRHINFDIRDANEQNLAQFFMALGPMRRVMRDYFTVCDTYYDAIRTKSPSQIQAIDMGRRALHNEGSEILQTRLNGKVETDFDTARRLFTLICVLQTR; encoded by the coding sequence ATGTCCAATAATGATGGACATGAGAGTGATCAGGCACGCCGACTTGTCAAAATCGAACTTGACGAGGCCGATGCCCCGCGCCGCAGCGCCGAAGCCGAGCAGGAGCGCGCAATTGCGATTTATGATATCATTGAGGATAATGTCTTTGATTTGCCCGAACATACAGGGCCTTTTCATCTTTATCTTCGCCTTGAAGGGCGGCATATCAATTTTGATATTCGTGATGCTAACGAGCAAAATCTGGCACAATTTTTTATGGCGCTTGGGCCAATGCGACGGGTCATGCGTGACTATTTCACCGTCTGTGATACATATTATGATGCGATCCGGACAAAATCACCATCACAAATTCAAGCTATCGATATGGGGCGGCGCGCCTTGCATAATGAAGGCTCTGAAATTTTACAAACGCGGCTTAATGGTAAAGTCGAAACCGATTTCGACACGGCCCGCCGCCTTTTCACATTGATTTGTGTGTTGCAAACAAGATAA
- a CDS encoding TVP38/TMEM64 family protein, whose amino-acid sequence MAFIRKYALPVTLVSGLILFFVTGTHKLVSWETISNNYSLLKQFANDQVLTSYAMFLLLYVIVVAFSLPIALPLTLTGGALLGWPAGIVIIFAATMGAGIVFMAARTVFSDVLRDKAGPFIARLESGFNENAFNYLLALRLIPAAPFWVVNIIPGLTKMKLSSFLLATFIGIIPGTMVFVSVGRGFDTILASGQTPDLSVLSSPSILIALGGLGALALMPVIYKRVTQSRKASETK is encoded by the coding sequence ATGGCATTCATTCGTAAATATGCGCTTCCGGTAACGTTGGTCAGCGGCCTGATACTGTTTTTTGTGACCGGTACGCACAAACTGGTAAGTTGGGAAACAATCAGCAACAATTACAGTCTGCTAAAACAGTTTGCCAATGATCAGGTTCTGACAAGCTATGCAATGTTCCTTTTGCTTTATGTGATTGTAGTGGCTTTTTCATTGCCTATAGCCTTGCCTTTGACGCTTACTGGCGGCGCGCTTTTGGGCTGGCCAGCCGGCATAGTGATTATTTTTGCGGCCACCATGGGGGCTGGTATCGTTTTTATGGCCGCGCGCACGGTTTTTAGTGATGTTTTGCGTGACAAAGCTGGGCCATTTATAGCGCGGCTTGAATCTGGCTTTAATGAAAATGCCTTTAACTATCTACTGGCGTTAAGACTAATCCCTGCTGCCCCCTTCTGGGTGGTAAATATCATTCCCGGGCTGACAAAAATGAAACTGTCATCTTTTTTATTGGCTACCTTTATTGGTATCATTCCGGGCACTATGGTGTTTGTGTCGGTTGGCCGGGGGTTTGACACCATTCTGGCTTCGGGCCAGACACCTGACCTATCGGTGTTATCATCGCCATCAATTCTGATTGCCTTGGGCGGGCTTGGCGCCCTAGCCTTGATGCCTGTCATCTATAAACGGGTCACCCAATCCCGCAAAGCATCTGAGACAAAATAA
- the infA gene encoding translation initiation factor IF-1 gives MAKEGVIEFSGTVAELLPNAMFRVKLDNDHEVLAHTSGKMRKNRIRVLAGDRVNVEMTPYDLSKGRITFRFK, from the coding sequence ATGGCCAAAGAAGGCGTAATTGAATTTTCAGGAACAGTCGCAGAACTGTTACCCAACGCAATGTTTCGGGTGAAGCTTGACAATGATCATGAAGTGCTTGCCCATACTAGTGGCAAGATGCGGAAAAACCGTATTCGTGTGCTTGCGGGTGATAGGGTTAATGTTGAAATGACCCCATATGACCTCAGCAAAGGGCGCATAACCTTTCGTTTCAAGTAA
- a CDS encoding arsenate reductase/protein-tyrosine-phosphatase family protein: protein MSDEYVKKATGSIGAILFACNLNAVRSAMAEAMVKSTFPGKIFTDSCGVRPGAPDGFAMAVMQEIDIDMAAHVPKSFADLDCEFYDVIISFSKEADKAAQERVRNVDCETLYWPVDDLADLQGSREERLVAYRAVRDDIAAKLGIYLDTKITGKA, encoded by the coding sequence ATGAGTGATGAATATGTAAAAAAGGCTACAGGATCGATTGGTGCGATCCTATTTGCTTGTAACCTGAATGCAGTACGCTCAGCCATGGCCGAAGCGATGGTGAAATCAACCTTTCCGGGCAAGATTTTTACCGACTCCTGTGGTGTGCGACCTGGGGCACCAGATGGATTTGCAATGGCGGTTATGCAGGAAATTGATATTGATATGGCCGCGCATGTGCCTAAATCATTCGCTGATCTGGATTGTGAGTTTTATGACGTGATTATTTCCTTTTCCAAAGAGGCCGACAAGGCCGCCCAGGAACGGGTACGCAATGTAGATTGTGAAACATTATACTGGCCGGTAGATGATCTGGCTGATTTGCAAGGCAGCCGCGAAGAGCGTTTGGTAGCTTATCGCGCGGTGCGCGATGACATTGCGGCTAAGCTTGGCATTTACCTTGATACGAAAATTACAGGAAAAGCTTGA
- a CDS encoding dihydrolipoyl dehydrogenase family protein — MKTIKADIVIIGAGSGGLSLAAGAAQMGAHVVLFEGSAMGGDCLNSGCVPSKALLAAGKAAHNAHSKANFGVHVADTKIDFAAAKDYVDTVIGTIAPHDSVARFTSLGVTVISEFARFKTAHIVVSDTYEVTAKYIVIATGSTASVPPISGLDSVPYYTNETIFTDHDKPDHLVIIGGGPIGIEMAQAHCRLGVKVTIIEALAVMARDDQELVSILKNQLINEGVTIIEGAGVTKITQTTNSVAQNNENINVQLADGQVLHASHLLVAAGRRPALERLDLDAAGIKHNRAGIITDERLRANKKHIFAIGDVAGRQQFTHIAGYHAGIVIRNILFKLPAKIDDKAIPWVTYCDPELAHVGLTTDEAHARFGADRIRVLKAPLSGNDRAIAESRTEGMVKVITHKKGHILGASILAPNAGEMILAWAVAITAGQKIGTMASVIAPYPTYGDASKRAAGSFFTDKLFSPRMRRIVQFLMKF; from the coding sequence ATGAAGACAATAAAAGCCGATATCGTGATCATTGGTGCTGGGTCAGGCGGGCTTAGTCTGGCCGCAGGCGCGGCGCAAATGGGCGCGCATGTGGTGCTGTTTGAAGGTAGCGCCATGGGCGGTGATTGTCTGAATAGCGGCTGTGTGCCGTCCAAGGCTCTATTGGCAGCTGGTAAAGCGGCACATAATGCGCATAGCAAAGCCAATTTCGGCGTTCATGTTGCCGACACGAAAATCGATTTTGCCGCCGCCAAGGATTATGTCGATACGGTGATTGGCACCATTGCCCCGCATGACTCTGTAGCGCGGTTTACCAGTCTTGGCGTTACGGTCATCAGCGAATTTGCCCGCTTCAAAACGGCCCATATTGTGGTGTCGGACACATATGAAGTCACCGCAAAATATATTGTTATTGCCACCGGATCGACAGCATCTGTGCCGCCAATTTCTGGGCTTGATAGCGTCCCTTACTATACCAATGAAACGATTTTTACCGACCACGACAAGCCTGATCACCTTGTTATCATCGGCGGTGGGCCAATTGGCATTGAAATGGCACAAGCACATTGCCGCCTTGGTGTCAAAGTGACCATTATTGAAGCATTGGCCGTCATGGCACGCGATGATCAAGAGCTTGTCAGCATCTTAAAAAACCAGCTCATAAACGAAGGTGTCACCATTATCGAGGGTGCTGGCGTCACCAAAATCACCCAAACCACCAATTCAGTCGCGCAAAATAACGAGAATATTAATGTGCAACTGGCAGACGGGCAGGTTCTTCATGCCAGTCACCTGCTGGTTGCGGCAGGACGCCGTCCGGCACTTGAACGGCTTGATCTTGACGCGGCAGGGATTAAGCACAACCGCGCAGGCATCATCACTGACGAAAGATTACGTGCGAATAAGAAACATATATTCGCGATAGGTGACGTTGCCGGACGTCAGCAATTTACGCATATCGCTGGCTATCATGCTGGTATTGTGATCCGCAATATCCTGTTCAAGCTACCTGCCAAAATCGATGATAAAGCGATTCCTTGGGTGACCTATTGTGATCCCGAATTAGCCCATGTGGGGTTAACCACCGATGAAGCGCACGCCAGATTTGGTGCCGACCGGATACGTGTTCTTAAAGCCCCCCTATCAGGAAATGATCGGGCTATAGCCGAATCACGCACCGAAGGCATGGTCAAAGTCATCACCCACAAAAAGGGGCATATTCTGGGGGCATCGATACTGGCACCTAACGCAGGTGAGATGATTCTGGCTTGGGCGGTGGCGATCACTGCTGGGCAAAAAATTGGCACAATGGCTAGCGTGATTGCACCCTATCCCACCTATGGCGATGCCAGCAAACGCGCAGCAGGTAGCTTTTTTACTGACAAATTGTTTAGTCCCCGCATGCGCCGTATTGTTCAATTCTTGATGAAATTCTGA
- a CDS encoding DUF2948 family protein: MSDNKTTKSINSNLRLRAQDTDDLAVLSSLFQDAIIPGSDMHIDKANKRFVLVANRFCWERPPAEGVTLEDGGVVYERVLSGLQIFNVEQVQQSGMPANRQGSLLSLLALHVEPFQAAAEKQSANLAKWTISLLFSGNTTIKLSVQDIDVIAEDIDLTRPTAVHPWHDSA, from the coding sequence ATGAGTGACAACAAGACTACGAAAAGCATCAATAGCAATTTGCGGCTTCGGGCGCAGGATACTGATGATCTGGCGGTTTTGTCATCATTGTTTCAGGACGCCATCATTCCCGGTAGTGATATGCATATCGATAAGGCAAATAAACGCTTTGTACTTGTTGCAAATCGGTTTTGCTGGGAGCGCCCGCCAGCAGAGGGTGTGACGCTTGAAGATGGCGGTGTTGTCTATGAACGGGTGCTATCTGGATTGCAGATTTTCAATGTTGAACAGGTGCAACAAAGCGGTATGCCAGCTAATCGACAGGGTAGCCTGCTAAGTCTTCTGGCGCTTCACGTTGAACCGTTTCAGGCTGCGGCGGAAAAGCAGAGTGCAAATCTGGCGAAATGGACTATAAGTTTGTTGTTTTCAGGTAATACAACGATAAAATTATCAGTTCAGGATATTGACGTTATCGCCGAGGATATTGACCTCACCCGTCCCACGGCAGTGCATCCTTGGCACGACTCTGCTTAG
- the murA gene encoding UDP-N-acetylglucosamine 1-carboxyvinyltransferase, which produces MDYLEIAGGVPLIGDIKISGAKNAALPLLAAGLMTSETLTLDNVPNLADTILMEDLLRHHGLDVARDGETVTLAGVADNFDAPYDLVRKMRASILVLGPLLARFGEARVSLPGGCAIGTRPVDLHIRAMQALGAVVELADGYIQARSSKGLKGARVVFPMVSVGATENAMMAAALADGTSELVNVAREPEIIDLANCLNAMGAQITGAGTDTIVIEGVASLGVARHAVVADRIEAGTFAIAAAMTEGDLRLQGALPKHLDALIMVLREAGADIEVGTDYINVRADKRMRSVDIVTDPFPGFPTDLQAQFMAMMCVADGSSRISETIFENRFMHVPELVRMGADIRVDGGLAVVRGRETLTPAPVMATDLRASVSLVLAALATIGTSKVSRIYHLDRGYSQLETKLGNCGAQIIRKSETD; this is translated from the coding sequence GTGGATTACTTAGAAATTGCCGGCGGAGTTCCGCTGATAGGTGATATCAAAATCAGCGGTGCCAAAAATGCGGCGCTACCTTTGCTTGCGGCAGGGTTGATGACATCAGAAACTCTAACACTCGATAATGTGCCAAACCTTGCTGACACTATTTTGATGGAAGATTTGCTGCGGCATCATGGGCTTGATGTTGCGCGTGATGGCGAGACTGTGACCTTGGCGGGGGTGGCAGATAACTTTGATGCGCCTTATGATCTGGTTCGTAAAATGCGGGCTTCAATATTGGTGCTAGGGCCGTTGCTGGCACGATTTGGTGAAGCGCGCGTGTCTTTGCCAGGTGGATGTGCGATTGGAACACGGCCTGTTGATCTTCATATACGCGCGATGCAGGCACTTGGCGCGGTGGTCGAGCTAGCCGATGGCTATATTCAGGCACGTTCGTCAAAAGGCCTGAAAGGCGCACGCGTCGTTTTTCCAATGGTCTCGGTTGGCGCAACCGAGAATGCCATGATGGCGGCGGCTCTCGCCGATGGCACGTCTGAATTGGTAAATGTTGCGCGTGAACCAGAAATCATCGATCTGGCCAATTGTCTGAACGCAATGGGCGCACAGATCACCGGAGCTGGCACCGACACCATTGTGATTGAAGGTGTTGCCAGTCTTGGCGTGGCGAGACATGCTGTTGTTGCCGATCGTATTGAGGCTGGGACTTTTGCCATAGCGGCAGCGATGACCGAGGGTGATCTGCGGTTGCAAGGCGCATTACCAAAACATTTGGATGCGCTGATTATGGTGTTGCGTGAAGCTGGTGCCGATATTGAAGTGGGGACTGATTATATCAATGTTCGCGCTGATAAACGGATGCGCTCAGTTGATATTGTAACGGATCCATTTCCAGGCTTTCCGACTGATCTTCAGGCACAATTTATGGCGATGATGTGTGTGGCTGACGGATCATCGCGTATATCCGAAACGATTTTTGAAAATCGTTTCATGCATGTGCCGGAACTTGTTCGTATGGGTGCTGATATTAGAGTTGATGGCGGGCTAGCGGTAGTTCGGGGGCGTGAAACCCTGACGCCTGCACCTGTAATGGCAACTGATTTGCGGGCGTCGGTATCTTTGGTTCTAGCTGCTTTAGCCACCATCGGAACAAGCAAGGTTAGCCGTATTTATCATCTTGATCGTGGTTACAGCCAGCTGGAAACAAAGCTCGGCAATTGCGGTGCGCAAATTATCCGAAAATCAGAAACAGACTGA
- the hisD gene encoding histidinol dehydrogenase translates to MTARLDFNQADFEPQFAALLDSKRESDQDVADIVASILARVRNEGDAALLDLTAQFDHFQQDNVAALAISKAEMQSALDELDPTLRAALVTACDRIRAFHEKQVPDGFGGLDDDGVALAMRYTPVDAAGLYVPGGKAAYPSSVLMNAIPAAVAGVERRVMVVPAPDGYVNPLVLAAAALADVTEVWRIGGAQAVAALAYGTQSIAPVDKIVGPGNAFVATAKRQVFGTVGIDSIAGPSEILVIADAQNDPEWIAADLLSQAEHDEAAQSIMITDDADFADAVDAAVAAMLPRLDRVAVASQSWADNGAIITVPDMAKMPELANRIAAEHLELALDDPEKWAGDIRHAGAIFLGRYTPEAIGDYVAGPNHVLPTARTAKFSSGLGVVDFMKRTTLVGCDAASFAKIAPAGVKLANAEGLGAHALSMTIRMTKPV, encoded by the coding sequence ATGACAGCTAGGCTGGATTTCAATCAGGCTGATTTTGAGCCACAATTTGCCGCATTGCTTGATAGCAAACGCGAGTCAGATCAGGATGTTGCTGATATTGTCGCGTCTATTCTGGCGCGTGTGCGCAATGAAGGTGATGCAGCCTTACTTGATCTAACGGCACAGTTTGACCATTTCCAACAAGATAATGTTGCCGCGCTGGCGATTTCAAAAGCTGAGATGCAATCAGCACTTGATGAGTTGGATCCAACATTGCGCGCCGCGCTGGTGACGGCATGTGATCGTATCCGTGCGTTTCATGAAAAACAGGTGCCGGATGGTTTTGGCGGCCTTGATGATGATGGGGTTGCGCTGGCGATGCGTTATACGCCTGTTGATGCCGCAGGGCTTTATGTGCCTGGTGGAAAAGCGGCCTATCCATCATCGGTTCTTATGAACGCCATTCCGGCGGCGGTTGCTGGTGTTGAGCGCCGCGTCATGGTTGTGCCCGCACCCGATGGTTATGTTAATCCATTGGTGCTGGCAGCAGCAGCGCTGGCTGATGTAACCGAGGTTTGGCGTATTGGTGGCGCGCAGGCGGTTGCGGCATTGGCCTATGGTACCCAGAGCATTGCGCCGGTTGATAAAATTGTTGGGCCTGGCAATGCCTTTGTGGCCACGGCAAAGCGGCAGGTCTTTGGAACGGTTGGTATCGATTCTATCGCAGGGCCATCGGAAATTCTGGTGATTGCCGATGCTCAGAATGATCCTGAATGGATTGCGGCTGATTTATTGTCCCAGGCCGAGCATGACGAAGCGGCTCAATCGATCATGATCACTGATGATGCGGATTTTGCCGACGCTGTTGACGCCGCCGTTGCGGCTATGCTGCCCCGTCTGGACCGGGTGGCAGTAGCAAGCCAATCATGGGCGGATAATGGTGCTATTATCACTGTGCCTGATATGGCAAAGATGCCTGAACTTGCCAACCGTATTGCCGCCGAGCATCTGGAGCTAGCGCTGGATGATCCCGAGAAATGGGCTGGAGACATTCGCCATGCTGGCGCTATTTTCCTTGGTCGTTACACGCCTGAAGCAATTGGCGATTATGTTGCTGGCCCCAATCATGTGTTGCCCACAGCGCGCACGGCAAAATTTTCGTCTGGTCTTGGTGTGGTTGATTTCATGAAGCGTACAACTTTGGTAGGGTGTGATGCGGCAAGCTTTGCCAAAATCGCCCCAGCAGGTGTAAAACTTGCCAATGCCGAAGGGCTCGGCGCACATGCTTTGTCGATGACGATCCGGATGACAAAGCCCGTATAA
- a CDS encoding Maf family protein produces the protein MATKQKPHNKKVIGHDSQLVLASASPRRRELLAQIGLSPAIMVADIDETPHKREKPQPYAVRMAAEKALKARNQNAETADKFILAGDTVVACGQRILPKTEDPVTARTCLSLLSGRRHRVYGGIALISPDGHLRTRLVTSMVRFRTLGPDDIDNYIATNEWQGKAGGYAIQGMAAIFIQQISGSYSNIVGFSLFDIAAMLGGQGFDVMQIPDMT, from the coding sequence ATGGCCACCAAACAGAAACCTCATAATAAAAAAGTGATAGGGCATGATAGCCAGCTTGTGTTGGCATCGGCCTCGCCGCGCCGACGTGAGTTACTGGCCCAGATTGGGCTATCACCGGCAATCATGGTTGCCGATATTGACGAAACCCCGCACAAACGAGAAAAGCCTCAACCTTATGCCGTGCGTATGGCAGCGGAAAAAGCGCTCAAAGCCCGTAATCAGAATGCTGAAACGGCTGATAAATTTATTCTGGCTGGTGACACTGTGGTCGCATGTGGCCAGCGCATTTTACCCAAAACCGAGGATCCAGTGACGGCCCGTACTTGTCTTTCCTTGCTGTCAGGACGACGCCATCGCGTTTATGGTGGTATTGCGCTGATCTCACCAGATGGTCATTTGCGCACCCGTTTGGTTACAAGTATGGTGCGCTTTCGCACGCTTGGGCCAGATGATATTGACAATTATATCGCTACTAACGAATGGCAAGGTAAAGCAGGTGGTTATGCCATCCAGGGTATGGCCGCCATATTTATCCAGCAAATTAGCGGATCCTATTCCAATATCGTTGGTTTTAGCTTGTTTGATATAGCGGCTATGCTGGGTGGGCAGGGTTTTGATGTCATGCAAATACCGGATATGACATGA
- a CDS encoding DNA gyrase inhibitor YacG, translating to MSASSKSNLKPVKCPTCGDMASNAARPFCSSRCADIDLGRWFQGKYAIPAVDAADDTIIDALIAEAEADGTGRSRRFDHEDGNDDEG from the coding sequence ATGTCTGCATCGTCGAAATCAAATTTGAAGCCGGTTAAATGTCCGACCTGTGGCGATATGGCCAGTAATGCGGCGCGGCCGTTTTGTTCATCACGCTGTGCTGATATTGATCTTGGGCGCTGGTTTCAGGGTAAATACGCAATCCCAGCGGTTGATGCAGCAGACGATACGATTATAGATGCGTTGATCGCCGAGGCCGAAGCCGATGGTACAGGGCGAAGCAGACGCTTCGATCATGAAGATGGAAATGATGACGAAGGGTAA
- a CDS encoding ribonuclease E/G: MTGLVTHIYVDEAPGQTRVAFICGKPKGVLDDYAVTPDSIYEIWHRRWDVPTFLGTVHLARVEQVFTTQNRATARLYDDTSVSVRLRAKDRLKPGDVRPITITAAPREDKAWQAVLGARLVSRYGILLPGSSGVFRSKRFSSSDFGDAIESMIKAVLPHDFGFIIRGAASALSLDAMEDAVKTLLHAWQMGAQLTSDQIDVARSPRVIHDAGTLAEQIARYAPDAELIKLPDPAASQHLAATLDEVIDNALQARVPLPQGGCLWCQRTHALWAIDLDSAGYNNPKAGDMLQSLAMVAIPEMTRQIRLRAMGGALCIDLPRLGSKAGKAFLTRFADACADDSRAPEILGFTRGGLLEMRVPYGEQSLADIMADRIAQTALAGLRLASHRIASSPVPAVVELAVSAPVSKWLAEQGAPACTALDRPLRPVVLSDLAPDAPAYILN; the protein is encoded by the coding sequence ATGACAGGTCTGGTCACCCATATATATGTTGACGAGGCACCAGGGCAAACGCGTGTTGCGTTCATCTGCGGAAAACCCAAGGGGGTCTTGGATGACTATGCGGTAACACCTGATTCCATCTATGAAATATGGCATCGCCGTTGGGACGTACCAACTTTCCTAGGTACAGTGCATCTCGCACGTGTCGAACAGGTTTTCACCACTCAGAATCGTGCCACAGCGCGTTTATATGATGATACGTCTGTAAGCGTGCGATTACGGGCAAAAGACCGGCTAAAACCTGGCGATGTGCGGCCTATAACCATCACCGCCGCCCCGCGCGAAGATAAGGCATGGCAGGCTGTTCTTGGAGCGCGTCTGGTGTCGCGTTACGGTATTTTACTGCCAGGAAGTAGTGGTGTTTTCCGTTCGAAAAGATTTTCATCATCTGATTTTGGTGATGCGATAGAGTCAATGATCAAGGCGGTTCTGCCGCATGATTTTGGCTTTATTATCCGCGGGGCTGCCAGTGCGCTGTCTTTAGATGCGATGGAAGATGCGGTGAAAACATTGCTTCATGCCTGGCAGATGGGAGCGCAGCTGACATCTGACCAGATAGATGTGGCACGGTCCCCGCGTGTAATCCATGACGCAGGTACTCTAGCTGAACAGATTGCACGCTACGCCCCTGATGCCGAGCTGATTAAACTGCCAGACCCGGCCGCGAGTCAGCATCTTGCTGCGACGCTGGATGAGGTGATTGATAATGCGCTGCAGGCAAGGGTGCCATTGCCGCAAGGCGGGTGCTTATGGTGTCAGCGTACACATGCTTTATGGGCGATTGATCTGGATAGCGCCGGTTATAACAACCCTAAAGCTGGTGATATGCTGCAAAGCCTAGCGATGGTCGCCATACCCGAAATGACCCGTCAGATACGTTTGCGGGCAATGGGGGGTGCATTATGTATTGATTTGCCCCGCCTTGGCAGTAAAGCGGGAAAGGCCTTTCTAACGCGGTTTGCCGATGCTTGCGCCGATGATTCGCGCGCCCCTGAAATTCTGGGATTTACCCGCGGTGGTTTGTTGGAAATGCGTGTGCCATATGGTGAACAAAGCCTAGCTGATATTATGGCTGACCGCATTGCCCAAACGGCACTTGCTGGCTTAAGGCTTGCGTCGCATCGTATCGCTTCATCTCCGGTGCCAGCCGTGGTTGAGTTGGCAGTTTCAGCGCCAGTATCCAAATGGTTAGCAGAGCAAGGGGCGCCCGCCTGCACGGCGCTTGACAGACCGCTTCGTCCTGTAGTTTTGTCAGACCTTGCGCCAGATGCGCCAGCTTATATCCTGAATTGA
- a CDS encoding CBS domain-containing protein, translated as MTPFIAKLIERGCVTVNADSALETVVDMLVKWGIGTVVVADQNMQVLGILSERDIIRHLSKGKTLEGMKAQDLMTAKVITVDQQVTSSELMHLMTKNRIRHVPITKDKKLVGIVSIGDVVKRMLEKYERETELIKQFINS; from the coding sequence ATGACACCATTCATTGCCAAACTTATTGAAAGAGGCTGTGTTACCGTAAATGCCGATAGCGCCCTTGAAACTGTGGTTGATATGCTTGTCAAATGGGGTATCGGCACCGTTGTTGTTGCCGATCAGAACATGCAGGTTCTAGGAATCCTGTCCGAGCGCGATATTATTCGTCATTTATCAAAGGGAAAAACACTTGAAGGGATGAAGGCGCAAGACCTTATGACTGCCAAGGTTATAACGGTTGACCAACAGGTAACGTCCTCGGAATTAATGCATTTGATGACCAAGAATCGTATTCGGCATGTGCCCATCACAAAAGACAAAAAACTTGTCGGGATTGTCTCAATCGGTGATGTGGTTAAAAGAATGCTGGAAAAATACGAACGCGAAACAGAGCTGATCAAGCAGTTCATTAATTCCTAG